A genome region from Persephonella sp. includes the following:
- the gspD gene encoding type II secretion system secretin GspD → MKSGKKIIAIFIAIFLIIHGNTPADESNLQKILQQAEEFKKTGKVYFNFEKIDLKLLTYFISGLTGRNIVLGTDVKGEVSLIFPEPVSIDEAWNIYTSVLKARNYILIDKGNYYEVISAGYYRNNTPPLKTKPDGSEDLITYVYKFRHADVTQAANILRGLKSPRGLIFTYNPANIVVITDTQANVKNLKKVISMIDTTGGNTQIKVYKLQYADSSEVAPALNTLFSDYAKRGIQVRVYNIKSQNAVVIKAPADAFDKINSIISQLDKPTTNVISRRFDVIYLKNSKAEEVANVINKLLENIQLVSYGSKKEGRKKRKIPISKYSQSSQEKPKVVADKSSNSLIVYGNENEIRAIKDIVSKLDKQKKQVLVTALITEVSQKALQEIGVRWQIFGSHGGAAFRGGISQEGFYNLLGSSNFVAGVLTTSGKNIEIAGNTLFFPDLLFLFSLLERGTGFNIVSSPKLLTMDNKEATINVSQVTPFAQSVKFDVNGNPIINYDYKEVGLILKVTPHISQDNIVMDIHQEVNEVIGFEKPQIGELSYVVPITSKRELDTTITVTNGKTIVLGGLVSKKTIKTMEGVPILSSIPIIGNAFKYRSEDMNKTNLFIFLTPYIIKTPEDLARITEEHKKLSEELMKKIQKEEKQEKSIDKKENTDTFEEYRRKYFGG, encoded by the coding sequence ATGAAATCAGGTAAAAAAATAATAGCCATATTTATAGCAATTTTCCTTATTATCCATGGAAATACACCTGCAGATGAAAGTAATCTTCAAAAAATTCTCCAGCAGGCAGAAGAGTTCAAAAAAACAGGCAAGGTCTACTTTAATTTTGAAAAGATAGATTTAAAACTACTTACATATTTCATATCAGGTCTTACCGGAAGAAATATAGTTCTTGGAACAGATGTTAAAGGTGAAGTTTCTCTAATTTTTCCTGAACCTGTTTCAATAGATGAAGCGTGGAATATATATACTTCTGTTCTTAAAGCAAGAAACTATATTCTTATAGATAAAGGAAATTATTATGAAGTTATATCTGCCGGATACTATAGGAATAACACGCCGCCGCTGAAAACAAAACCAGATGGTTCAGAAGACCTTATAACCTATGTTTACAAATTCAGACATGCAGATGTTACGCAGGCAGCTAATATTCTCAGAGGTTTAAAATCTCCCCGGGGATTAATATTCACGTATAATCCCGCCAATATTGTTGTGATTACAGATACACAGGCTAATGTAAAAAACCTGAAAAAAGTCATTTCAATGATTGATACCACAGGCGGAAACACACAAATAAAAGTTTACAAACTCCAGTATGCAGATTCTTCAGAGGTTGCACCAGCCCTAAATACATTATTTTCTGATTATGCAAAAAGAGGAATACAGGTAAGGGTATACAACATAAAATCCCAAAATGCTGTTGTGATAAAAGCCCCAGCAGATGCATTTGATAAGATAAACTCAATAATATCTCAGCTGGACAAACCAACTACAAATGTAATTAGCAGAAGATTTGATGTTATTTATCTTAAAAACTCAAAAGCTGAAGAAGTTGCCAATGTTATTAATAAGCTCCTTGAAAATATTCAGCTTGTTTCTTACGGGTCAAAAAAAGAAGGGAGAAAGAAAAGAAAAATCCCAATCAGTAAGTATTCCCAAAGTTCACAGGAAAAACCAAAAGTTGTTGCAGATAAATCCTCTAACTCTTTAATAGTTTATGGAAATGAAAACGAAATAAGGGCAATAAAAGATATAGTAAGCAAATTAGATAAACAGAAAAAACAGGTTCTTGTAACAGCCCTTATAACAGAAGTATCCCAAAAAGCATTACAGGAAATCGGAGTCAGATGGCAGATATTCGGTTCCCACGGGGGAGCAGCATTTAGAGGAGGGATATCTCAGGAAGGATTTTATAATCTGCTTGGTTCCTCAAACTTTGTGGCAGGGGTATTAACCACTTCCGGAAAAAATATAGAAATCGCAGGAAATACCCTGTTTTTTCCTGATTTATTATTTCTGTTTTCACTACTTGAAAGGGGAACAGGATTTAATATTGTTTCCTCCCCAAAACTGCTGACGATGGATAACAAAGAAGCAACGATAAATGTTTCACAGGTTACACCATTTGCCCAGAGTGTTAAATTTGATGTTAACGGAAATCCAATAATCAATTATGACTACAAAGAAGTAGGTCTAATCCTGAAGGTTACCCCTCACATATCACAAGATAATATCGTGATGGACATACATCAAGAAGTTAATGAAGTAATAGGCTTTGAAAAACCACAGATAGGTGAGCTTAGTTATGTTGTTCCAATAACATCAAAAAGAGAACTTGACACTACAATAACGGTAACAAATGGAAAAACAATAGTCTTAGGTGGACTTGTATCCAAGAAAACAATCAAAACAATGGAAGGTGTGCCCATTTTATCTTCTATTCCAATAATTGGTAATGCTTTCAAATACAGGTCTGAGGATATGAACAAAACAAATCTGTTTATTTTCCTGACCCCTTATATAATTAAAACCCCTGAAGATTTAGCAAGAATTACAGAGGAGCACAAAAAACTAAGCGAAGAACTGATGAAAAAAATACAAAAAGAAGAAAAACAGGAAAAAAGTATTGATAAAAAGGAAAACACAGATACCTTTGAAGAATACAGGAGAAAATATTTTGGAGGATAA
- the aroD gene encoding type I 3-dehydroquinate dehydratase, with protein sequence MGNYPLVVLPVSDENLEKIIPIAVDKKIDMVELRIDQFSNLEIDYILEKARFVKKYDLGIIATVRSEREGGTAIPDEERIKIFEAVVEYSDILDIELTSTSINQKVIEIAKDEGKLSLVSYHDFEKTPLEEEIQEIIDKAASLSPDIIKYAFKVNSYEDVSRILCVTAKNKDKKLVAIGMGEEGKITRVAGFFFGSILTYTYIGQSFAPGQIEASKLIEELKFYGLRS encoded by the coding sequence ATGGGCAATTATCCACTTGTTGTTCTACCTGTAAGCGATGAAAACCTTGAGAAAATTATTCCTATAGCAGTTGATAAAAAAATAGATATGGTTGAACTCAGGATAGACCAGTTTTCTAATCTGGAGATTGATTACATTCTGGAAAAAGCCAGATTTGTGAAAAAATACGACCTTGGAATAATAGCAACTGTCAGGTCTGAGCGGGAAGGTGGAACAGCAATACCTGATGAAGAAAGAATAAAGATATTTGAGGCAGTGGTTGAATACTCTGACATACTGGATATAGAGCTTACATCAACCTCTATAAACCAAAAAGTGATAGAAATAGCAAAAGATGAAGGTAAACTCTCCCTTGTTTCTTACCATGATTTTGAGAAAACTCCTCTTGAAGAAGAAATTCAGGAAATAATAGATAAAGCAGCTTCTTTATCCCCTGATATTATCAAATATGCCTTTAAAGTCAACAGCTATGAAGATGTAAGCCGTATATTATGTGTAACTGCTAAAAATAAGGATAAAAAACTTGTTGCCATAGGAATGGGAGAAGAAGGAAAGATAACCAGAGTTGCAGGATTTTTCTTTGGGTCTATACTGACTTATACCTATATAGGCCAGTCCTTTGCACCTGGACAGATTGAGGCCTCTAAGCTTATTGAGGAGCTTAAATTTTATGGATTAAGGAGTTAA
- a CDS encoding GspE/PulE family protein, producing MTLKELTVDFLRENQIIPVDENRIYITKNTPFYAIEDIRFLTGKTPETILISEEEFNEKLEEYISNLENKIEEEEIKEDTFLEDLLTGSDAPVIQLINSLFLKAIRANASDIHFEPFSDKVVIRFRMDGVLHEISTVPLNTYPQVVSRIKIISRLNVAEKRLPQDGRIKVKIGDKKLDMRVSTLPTVFGERIVIRLLDKSNKLLTLEELGFLPEDLEKYRRIIKKPYGLVLITGPTGSGKSTTLYASLLELKTPRKNIITIEDPVEYQIDGISQIQVNPKIDLTFANGLRSILRQDPDIIMVGEIRDLETAEIAIHASMTGHLVLSTLHTNDAPSAVARLVDMGVEPFLIASSLEGVIAQRLVRTICENCKTEYIPSDAEIEEIKKHYKKPVEIKHLYKGKGCQECLGTGYKGRMAIYEIMEVDEDLRTTISKNPETTVLKQKAIDKGMKTLIGDGISKVLQGKTTLEEVLQVAQV from the coding sequence TTGACCCTCAAAGAGCTAACAGTTGATTTTCTTAGGGAAAACCAGATAATACCTGTTGACGAAAACAGAATATACATAACCAAAAATACGCCTTTTTATGCCATAGAAGATATAAGATTTCTCACAGGTAAAACCCCTGAAACTATACTGATTTCTGAAGAAGAATTCAATGAAAAATTAGAAGAATATATCTCAAACCTTGAAAACAAAATTGAAGAAGAAGAGATAAAAGAAGATACATTCCTTGAAGACCTGTTAACAGGTTCAGATGCACCTGTAATACAGCTTATAAACTCCCTTTTTTTAAAGGCAATCAGAGCAAATGCCAGTGATATACATTTTGAGCCATTTTCAGACAAGGTTGTGATTAGATTTAGAATGGATGGGGTATTACACGAAATATCCACAGTCCCGTTGAACACATATCCACAAGTAGTATCCCGTATAAAAATAATCTCACGACTGAATGTTGCAGAGAAAAGACTGCCACAGGATGGTAGAATCAAGGTAAAAATCGGAGATAAAAAGCTTGATATGAGGGTATCCACCCTGCCTACTGTTTTCGGAGAAAGGATTGTTATCAGGCTTTTAGATAAATCTAATAAATTGCTTACCCTTGAAGAACTGGGATTTTTACCGGAAGACCTTGAAAAATACAGGAGAATTATAAAAAAACCATACGGCCTCGTTCTAATCACAGGTCCCACAGGTTCAGGTAAATCAACAACCCTTTATGCATCCCTTTTAGAGCTTAAAACACCCCGTAAAAACATAATAACAATAGAAGACCCAGTAGAATACCAGATAGACGGTATCAGTCAGATACAGGTAAATCCAAAGATAGACCTTACATTTGCAAATGGATTAAGAAGTATTTTAAGACAAGACCCTGATATCATAATGGTTGGTGAGATTAGGGATTTGGAAACAGCAGAAATAGCAATCCATGCCTCTATGACAGGACACCTTGTTTTATCAACACTTCACACAAATGATGCCCCATCAGCTGTTGCAAGACTTGTTGATATGGGAGTTGAGCCATTTTTAATTGCTTCATCTCTGGAAGGAGTGATAGCACAAAGGCTTGTTAGAACAATCTGCGAAAACTGTAAAACAGAATATATACCTTCAGATGCAGAAATTGAGGAAATCAAAAAACATTACAAAAAACCTGTTGAGATAAAACACCTATATAAAGGAAAAGGCTGTCAGGAATGCCTTGGAACAGGCTATAAAGGAAGAATGGCTATATATGAAATAATGGAAGTTGATGAGGATTTAAGAACTACTATATCAAAGAACCCCGAGACAACCGTTTTGAAACAAAAGGCAATTGATAAAGGAATGAAAACACTTATTGGGGATGGTATTTCTAAAGTCCTTCAAGGCAAAACAACACTTGAAGAAGTTCTACAGGTTGCACAGGTGTAA
- a CDS encoding heavy metal-binding domain-containing protein, producing MILTTTDTISGRQIKEYKGIVAAEAVIGVNVIRDLFASIRDFLGGRTRSYEKELNKYRQKLLEELQEQAAEKGANAVVGINFSYEMYESMLMISVWGTAVVIE from the coding sequence ATGATTTTAACCACAACAGACACTATATCAGGTAGACAGATAAAAGAGTATAAAGGTATTGTCGCTGCTGAGGCAGTTATAGGAGTAAATGTAATCAGGGATTTGTTTGCAAGTATAAGGGATTTCTTGGGCGGCAGAACCCGTTCCTATGAAAAAGAGTTAAATAAATACAGGCAAAAATTGCTGGAGGAACTGCAGGAGCAGGCTGCCGAAAAGGGAGCAAATGCAGTTGTAGGGATAAATTTTTCCTATGAGATGTATGAATCTATGCTTATGATTTCTGTATGGGGGACGGCAGTAGTAATTGAGTAA
- a CDS encoding nicotinamidase, with protein sequence MKLKINDFDALIVVDMQKDFMPDGALPVPEGDKIVPVLNQYIQLFADKGNPVYFTRDWHPPNHISFRGHGGIWPPHCVQDTEGAKFHPDLKIPLDNKFIISKGTSRDFDAYSGFQGTILDQLLKERGIKRLFIGGVATDYCVKNTVLGGLNLGYQVFVLEDAIKGVEANKGDIEKAINQMLEKGAVFINYGEIE encoded by the coding sequence ATGAAACTGAAGATAAATGATTTTGATGCATTGATTGTTGTTGATATGCAGAAGGATTTTATGCCTGATGGTGCACTGCCTGTTCCGGAAGGAGATAAAATTGTTCCTGTTTTAAACCAGTATATACAGCTTTTTGCAGACAAAGGAAATCCTGTTTATTTTACGAGGGACTGGCATCCACCTAATCATATATCCTTTAGAGGACATGGTGGTATATGGCCACCCCATTGTGTTCAGGATACAGAGGGGGCAAAATTCCATCCAGACCTTAAAATACCTCTGGATAATAAATTCATTATTTCAAAAGGCACATCACGGGATTTTGATGCTTATTCAGGCTTTCAGGGAACTATTTTAGACCAGCTTCTTAAGGAAAGGGGAATAAAAAGACTTTTTATAGGCGGAGTTGCTACAGACTATTGCGTTAAAAATACAGTTTTAGGCGGACTTAACCTTGGTTATCAGGTATTTGTCCTTGAGGATGCAATAAAAGGGGTAGAGGCAAATAAGGGAGATATAGAAAAAGCAATAAACCAGATGCTAGAGAAAGGAGCAGTATTTATAAATTACGGTGAAATAGAATGA
- a CDS encoding type II secretion system F family protein: protein MPFFRYKAYNQEGKEISAVEEAISVSHLKEILKKKGLIPYEIEEVSSLKKKRKSILQLDIFSKNKISKEELSLLLYEIGILLERNVHITQIFDILSRQLENPVLKDTLLSAREYIQEGSSIADAFDKTGVFPKFLVEMIRAGETSGALDKVFLSASEFIEKQEEFKRKILNALIYPVVVIVVAFVSVIIIMNFVVPTITKIYAQFGRELPTLTKIVVFLSKLTSIFLKASPILIILGFLGYKKFVTKEIIDSLKLKIPFFKKVHLYTVYLTWSNTMSLLLKGGLTLDRAIQIANETINNTVLKKDFDTVAKEITKGKPLSQLLEKYKLLPEDSIQLIKIGEETGQLEKMLALISQIYRKQTDRLITIFLSYLEPAVLILLSVVIGFFVFATLLPIFSLSVK, encoded by the coding sequence ATGCCATTTTTCAGATACAAAGCATACAATCAGGAAGGAAAGGAAATATCGGCAGTTGAAGAGGCCATCTCAGTATCACATCTCAAGGAAATTCTGAAGAAAAAAGGATTAATTCCTTATGAAATAGAAGAGGTTTCATCCCTCAAGAAAAAAAGAAAGTCTATCCTCCAGCTTGATATATTTTCAAAAAACAAAATAAGCAAGGAAGAGCTATCACTTCTTTTATACGAAATAGGAATTTTACTTGAAAGGAATGTTCATATAACCCAGATATTTGATATTTTGTCCAGACAACTGGAAAATCCTGTTTTAAAGGACACCCTTCTTTCTGCCAGAGAGTATATTCAGGAAGGAAGTAGCATTGCAGATGCATTTGACAAGACAGGTGTCTTCCCGAAATTTCTTGTTGAGATGATTAGAGCAGGGGAAACTTCAGGGGCACTGGACAAAGTATTTCTATCGGCTTCAGAATTCATAGAAAAACAAGAAGAATTTAAAAGGAAAATACTCAATGCGCTGATTTATCCTGTTGTTGTTATTGTTGTGGCTTTTGTTTCTGTAATTATAATAATGAACTTTGTAGTTCCTACTATCACAAAAATATATGCCCAGTTTGGTAGAGAACTTCCTACACTTACAAAAATTGTTGTTTTTTTATCAAAACTCACATCTATTTTCCTAAAAGCTTCTCCTATCCTTATTATTCTTGGCTTTTTAGGATATAAAAAATTTGTAACAAAAGAGATAATAGACAGCCTGAAACTGAAAATCCCATTTTTTAAAAAGGTTCATTTATACACGGTTTATCTCACATGGAGTAACACGATGTCCCTTTTACTAAAAGGAGGGCTCACACTTGATAGAGCTATACAGATTGCCAATGAAACAATAAATAATACAGTTTTAAAGAAAGATTTTGATACTGTTGCAAAGGAAATAACAAAAGGAAAACCCCTTTCACAACTTCTTGAAAAATATAAACTGCTACCTGAAGACAGTATCCAGCTTATAAAAATCGGAGAAGAGACAGGACAGCTGGAAAAAATGCTTGCCTTGATATCCCAGATATACAGAAAACAGACAGATAGATTAATTACCATATTCCTCAGTTATCTGGAGCCTGCTGTTTTGATACTCCTTTCGGTTGTAATCGGCTTCTTTGTATTTGCAACCCTTTTACCAATATTCAGCCTCAGTGTTAAATGA
- a CDS encoding TraR/DksA C4-type zinc finger protein — translation MKHLTPEQIEELKQTLLEWREKLLSETQENVGEPLSYEGGDEIDRADAEAGRLVMLRNLDRDRKVLKRIEMTLQKIEYGTYGICEMCGAEIPYERLKARPIAKLCINCKEVEEENE, via the coding sequence ATGAAACATTTAACACCTGAACAGATTGAGGAATTAAAACAGACTCTTTTAGAGTGGAGAGAAAAACTCCTGAGTGAAACCCAGGAAAATGTTGGGGAGCCCCTTTCCTATGAAGGTGGAGATGAGATTGATAGGGCAGATGCAGAGGCAGGTAGACTTGTTATGCTAAGAAACCTTGACAGAGATAGAAAAGTTCTAAAAAGAATAGAGATGACACTTCAAAAGATAGAGTATGGCACTTACGGAATATGTGAGATGTGCGGTGCAGAAATTCCATACGAAAGATTAAAGGCAAGGCCAATTGCTAAACTTTGCATAAATTGTAAAGAGGTAGAGGAAGAAAACGAGTAG
- a CDS encoding bifunctional 3'-5' exonuclease/DNA polymerase yields MKYSYIFSLDEAIDSLKAFEKDKYLFLDTEVAVKSFKDIDFFSDKIRLVQIGNYNEIFLYDMFLIPEFAKYLKPLLEQKGIIGHNLKFDIKFLKTNFDIFPQIVFDTMIASQLLSEHEGEKHSLQAVSYRLTENHLDKSQQASAWGLRDLSQEQLDYAAKDVDILREIFPILRDRLNSIKTSHKASGEIHKTFSLDNAVAVVEMAFVPQLAQIELTGMPVDENELKKMLQQVSQDYQRKYISFYRKYGVDPFSPQKVTAWLTSKLGLKLPRTQKGSLSSQDSALRQYIDRAEVKELLEIRSEKKTLDKLKELSSHLRNGRIYSEFKQIGAPTGRMASSRPNLQNITRELRKLFKAHKGRKLIVADYSQIELRIAAEYVNDETMIKAFSEGKDLHRFTASLILGKEYEEITKEERQMAKAINFGLIYGISPKSLMEYAKNNYGIDITLREAQKFHERFFEVYSGFKKWHEKVKEELSKKHSIVVYSLLGRRMVVNRFTEAVNFPIQATGSDMLKMAVVFFGKLKDGLDANIVNLVHDEIVVDVKEEDAPKAKDILSESMLRAGKILLKKVPVEFEAQIVESWAEK; encoded by the coding sequence ATGAAGTATAGTTACATATTTTCTTTAGATGAGGCAATAGACAGTCTAAAAGCTTTTGAAAAAGATAAATATCTATTTCTGGATACGGAAGTTGCTGTAAAATCCTTTAAAGATATTGATTTTTTCTCAGATAAAATTCGCCTTGTTCAGATAGGCAACTATAATGAGATATTCCTGTATGATATGTTTCTCATACCTGAGTTTGCCAAATACCTAAAGCCGCTGCTGGAACAAAAAGGCATTATAGGGCATAACCTTAAATTTGATATAAAGTTTCTCAAAACAAACTTTGATATTTTTCCCCAGATTGTTTTTGATACAATGATTGCCTCTCAACTACTTTCAGAGCATGAAGGGGAAAAGCATTCTTTACAGGCAGTAAGCTACCGTCTGACAGAAAACCATTTAGACAAAAGTCAGCAGGCATCGGCATGGGGATTAAGGGATTTATCTCAGGAACAGCTTGATTATGCAGCAAAAGATGTTGATATTCTCCGTGAGATTTTTCCTATACTCAGAGACAGGCTTAACAGCATAAAAACTTCCCATAAAGCCTCAGGGGAAATACATAAAACATTTTCCCTTGATAATGCTGTTGCAGTTGTTGAGATGGCATTTGTGCCCCAGCTTGCCCAAATAGAACTTACAGGTATGCCTGTTGATGAAAATGAGCTGAAAAAAATGCTTCAACAGGTATCACAGGACTACCAGAGAAAGTATATATCCTTTTATAGAAAGTATGGTGTTGACCCATTCTCACCTCAAAAGGTAACCGCATGGCTTACAAGCAAGTTAGGCCTTAAATTACCGAGAACACAAAAAGGCTCTCTATCCTCACAGGACAGTGCTCTGAGACAGTATATTGACAGAGCTGAAGTAAAAGAACTTCTGGAAATACGTTCTGAGAAAAAGACCCTTGATAAACTAAAGGAACTGAGTTCCCATCTTAGAAATGGCAGGATATACAGCGAATTTAAACAGATTGGAGCACCTACAGGAAGAATGGCCTCTTCCCGTCCTAATCTCCAGAATATAACAAGGGAGCTTAGAAAATTATTTAAAGCACACAAGGGTAGAAAACTTATAGTTGCAGATTACTCACAGATAGAACTAAGAATAGCCGCTGAGTATGTTAATGATGAAACGATGATAAAGGCTTTTTCGGAAGGAAAAGATCTCCACAGGTTCACAGCCTCCCTTATTCTTGGAAAGGAATATGAAGAAATAACCAAAGAAGAGAGGCAAATGGCAAAAGCTATCAACTTTGGCCTTATTTACGGTATATCTCCAAAATCCCTTATGGAATATGCAAAAAACAACTACGGTATAGATATAACCCTTAGAGAAGCCCAGAAGTTCCACGAAAGATTTTTTGAGGTGTATTCAGGATTTAAAAAATGGCATGAAAAGGTAAAAGAGGAACTTTCCAAAAAACACAGCATTGTTGTTTATTCTCTGCTTGGCAGGAGAATGGTTGTAAATAGATTTACAGAGGCGGTTAATTTTCCGATACAGGCCACAGGCAGCGATATGCTTAAAATGGCAGTTGTATTTTTCGGAAAACTAAAAGATGGCCTTGATGCAAATATAGTTAATCTGGTTCATGATGAGATTGTGGTTGATGTAAAAGAGGAAGATGCACCGAAGGCAAAGGATATCCTGTCAGAAAGTATGCTTCGTGCAGGGAAAATACTCCTTAAAAAAGTTCCTGTTGAGTTTGAAGCCCAGATAGTTGAAAGCTGGGCAGAAAAGTAG
- the gspM gene encoding type II secretion system protein GspM has product MKRLLLFINSLEERERYILIGGLYAVIIIVGIFFIASYMLTKIDRLEKKLSREINNYIQLQKLVQEYKRYKPSVKPVLSLTKIEEIAMKVGAKSNIVSIKPYQQGESIEISFEKLSADQISRFLKKIKENGYIAQFIDINDPKGNGHYNMRVILGTK; this is encoded by the coding sequence GTGAAAAGACTGCTACTTTTTATAAACTCCCTTGAGGAAAGGGAAAGATACATTCTTATAGGTGGGCTTTATGCAGTTATTATCATAGTAGGAATATTTTTTATCGCATCATATATGCTGACAAAGATTGATAGGCTTGAAAAAAAACTAAGTAGAGAGATAAACAACTACATCCAGCTCCAAAAATTAGTTCAGGAATATAAACGATACAAACCATCTGTAAAACCAGTCTTGTCCCTGACAAAGATAGAAGAAATCGCAATGAAAGTAGGAGCAAAATCAAATATAGTTTCGATAAAACCATATCAGCAAGGAGAGTCCATAGAAATATCCTTTGAAAAACTTTCAGCTGACCAGATAAGCAGGTTTCTAAAAAAAATAAAGGAAAATGGATATATTGCCCAGTTCATAGATATCAATGACCCTAAAGGAAATGGCCATTATAATATGCGGGTTATTTTAGGGACAAAATGA
- a CDS encoding PDZ domain-containing protein, with product MIALRINPEKLLLGVLVASAGVSTAIIINAILQYKAFTLPSIKTEAKSYYHLKPKNNSYRFLDYLFARPVSNTGIETTPSTATSISGIKLVGIFSSDKEKIAFFKSRNDLLFIKEGQKIAGYTLKEIGKFSVVLEKNGRKIKLSIEPEKSNFSTTQLAKLRRPPAISQPENLPIRYNGDTIQVDKRFIEEKTADIGTVLKDVMIVPVVKNNETIGYRFKYIGPNSILYKLGLRSGDLVVSINDMPVKTAEDAFKLYNMLRNESHIKVVVERNHRRKVLNYEIR from the coding sequence ATGATAGCTTTAAGAATAAATCCTGAAAAACTGCTTTTGGGGGTGTTAGTTGCTTCGGCAGGAGTTTCAACTGCAATTATTATTAATGCTATTTTGCAATATAAAGCTTTTACATTGCCGTCTATAAAAACAGAAGCTAAAAGCTACTATCATCTAAAACCTAAAAATAACAGCTACAGATTTCTTGATTATTTATTTGCAAGACCTGTTTCTAACACAGGTATAGAAACCACCCCATCAACTGCAACAAGCATATCAGGAATTAAACTGGTGGGAATATTCAGTTCAGATAAAGAAAAAATAGCATTTTTCAAAAGTAGAAATGACCTGTTATTCATTAAAGAAGGTCAGAAAATAGCAGGATACACTCTAAAAGAAATAGGAAAATTCTCAGTAGTCCTTGAAAAAAATGGCAGAAAAATAAAACTTTCCATAGAACCAGAAAAAAGTAATTTTTCCACAACACAGCTTGCAAAGCTAAGAAGACCTCCTGCCATTTCACAGCCGGAGAATCTACCTATCAGATACAACGGGGATACAATTCAGGTAGATAAAAGATTTATAGAAGAAAAAACAGCCGATATAGGAACAGTTTTAAAGGATGTTATGATAGTCCCTGTGGTTAAAAACAATGAAACAATAGGATACAGATTCAAATATATAGGACCTAACAGCATACTATATAAACTGGGACTCAGGTCAGGAGACCTTGTTGTTAGTATAAATGATATGCCTGTAAAAACTGCCGAAGATGCATTTAAACTGTATAACATGTTACGAAATGAATCCCATATAAAAGTAGTTGTTGAAAGAAATCATAGGAGGAAGGTCTTAAACTATGAAATCAGGTAA
- a CDS encoding ankyrin repeat domain-containing protein produces MKRLVPVLVILIALFSTACKRIDNSNPNDMLLTAAQLGDIDRVRLAIAKGANLNYQDEHGGTALHWAVFYGYKDIVQLLLMQGADPLVKDKDGITPIDVARINNKKEMLKLLEKYVKKKKE; encoded by the coding sequence ATGAAAAGATTAGTGCCAGTATTAGTTATTCTGATTGCTCTTTTTTCAACAGCCTGTAAAAGAATAGACAACTCAAATCCAAATGATATGCTTTTAACAGCAGCCCAGCTTGGAGATATTGATAGGGTAAGACTGGCAATTGCAAAAGGTGCAAATCTCAATTATCAGGACGAACACGGAGGAACAGCTCTACACTGGGCAGTATTTTACGGATATAAAGATATAGTCCAGTTATTACTGATGCAGGGTGCAGACCCATTAGTAAAAGATAAAGACGGAATAACTCCTATAGATGTTGCAAGGATAAATAATAAAAAGGAAATGCTCAAATTACTGGAAAAGTATGTGAAAAAGAAAAAAGAATAA